The Bacteroidota bacterium genome has a window encoding:
- a CDS encoding OmpH family outer membrane protein, whose translation MKNLLRSIFIAAGFLFVTTAASAQKWAYVNTQYILENIPEYKQAQQQLDNLSVQWQKEIEDKYAIIDKLYKAYQAEQVLLTEEMKKRRQDEIMQKEKDVKDLQKQRFGFEGDLFKKKQELVKPIQDKIYNAIKKLATDQSIMAIFDKSGDLTILYANAKYDKSDDVLLALGYKPAKKDAAGSGKSGSGAPSSGGDKAPAMEQEPKK comes from the coding sequence ATGAAAAACCTCCTCCGTTCCATTTTCATCGCCGCAGGATTCCTGTTCGTAACGACAGCAGCCTCTGCACAGAAATGGGCCTATGTCAACACGCAGTATATCCTGGAGAACATCCCGGAATACAAGCAGGCGCAGCAACAGCTCGACAACCTGAGCGTTCAATGGCAGAAAGAGATCGAAGACAAGTACGCGATCATCGACAAGCTTTACAAAGCCTACCAGGCTGAGCAGGTATTGCTGACGGAAGAGATGAAAAAGCGCCGCCAGGACGAGATCATGCAAAAGGAGAAAGATGTAAAAGACCTCCAGAAGCAGCGTTTCGGTTTCGAAGGCGATCTCTTCAAGAAGAAGCAGGAACTCGTGAAACCCATCCAGGACAAGATCTACAACGCCATCAAGAAACTGGCAACGGACCAGAGCATCATGGCGATCTTCGACAAATCGGGCGACCTGACCATCCTCTACGCCAACGCCAAGTACGACAAGAGCGACGATGTCCTGCTCGCGCTCGGTTATAAGCCCGCCAAGAAAGACGCGGCCGGCAGCGGCAAATCGGGCAGCGGCGCTCCTTCTTCCGGCGGCGACAAGGCGCCGGCTATGGAACAAGAACCCAAGAAATAA
- a CDS encoding OmpH family outer membrane protein: protein MKRILFLAFVLTAFVLNVHAQGPKLGHINSAELIQMMPQTKQADSTLRRFAESLDGQMKTMTAEYQGKLQTYQSKVDSMPEAIRTTKQQELQDLGTRIQDFQQSAQESIQKKKEELYSPILQKAEDAIKEVAKEKAYSYIFDTSVGAVLYSTDSDDILPLVKARLGIK, encoded by the coding sequence ATGAAACGTATTCTCTTCCTGGCCTTCGTGCTGACTGCCTTTGTGCTGAATGTCCACGCCCAGGGTCCTAAACTCGGCCACATCAATTCCGCCGAACTCATCCAGATGATGCCGCAGACCAAGCAGGCCGACAGTACCCTGCGTCGTTTCGCAGAATCGCTCGACGGCCAGATGAAAACCATGACCGCCGAGTACCAGGGCAAGCTTCAGACGTACCAGTCGAAAGTGGACTCCATGCCGGAAGCCATCCGCACCACGAAGCAACAGGAACTCCAGGATCTCGGAACCCGCATTCAGGATTTCCAGCAAAGCGCGCAGGAATCCATCCAGAAGAAGAAAGAAGAGCTCTACAGCCCGATCCTGCAGAAAGCTGAAGATGCCATCAAGGAAGTCGCTAAAGAGAAAGCCTACAGCTATATTTTCGACACCAGCGTAGGCGCTGTCCTCTACTCCACCGATAGCGACGACATCTTACCGCTGGTGAAAGCCAGACTGGGTATCAAGTAA
- the xth gene encoding exodeoxyribonuclease III — protein sequence MASILTYNVNGLRSALSKGWDQWIGTVAPDIVCLQEIKMMPDQLPSGTLERIGYGAYWFPAEKKGYSGVAILSRKEPDRVVYGMDDPSDMEGRVIRADFGDWSVLSVYVPSGTTGEERQSFKMDWLERFDGFLVKLRKKRPNLIVCGDFNICHKAIDIHDPVRNATSSGFLPEERAWMDRFTGKGWIDSFRHFSDSKDEYTWWSFRAGSRSKNKGWRLDYQFVTDPLASSLKRCVHLQQAVHSDHCPVLLETSLK from the coding sequence ATGGCCAGTATCTTGACATATAACGTAAACGGTTTGCGCTCCGCGCTCAGCAAGGGTTGGGACCAGTGGATCGGAACCGTAGCGCCGGATATCGTGTGTTTACAGGAGATCAAAATGATGCCGGACCAGCTTCCGTCCGGTACACTGGAACGTATCGGCTATGGGGCCTATTGGTTTCCGGCGGAGAAGAAAGGCTATTCCGGAGTAGCGATCCTGAGCCGTAAGGAGCCGGATCGCGTCGTGTACGGTATGGATGATCCCTCGGATATGGAAGGTCGCGTTATCCGGGCCGATTTTGGCGACTGGTCCGTACTCAGCGTCTATGTGCCATCAGGTACAACCGGCGAGGAGCGGCAGTCGTTCAAGATGGACTGGCTGGAGCGCTTTGACGGATTTCTGGTTAAGCTGCGGAAGAAGCGTCCGAACCTGATCGTTTGTGGCGATTTCAATATCTGCCATAAGGCCATTGACATCCACGACCCGGTCCGCAACGCCACTTCTTCCGGTTTCCTGCCCGAGGAACGGGCCTGGATGGACCGGTTCACCGGGAAAGGTTGGATCGATTCCTTCCGGCATTTTTCAGATAGTAAGGATGAATATACCTGGTGGAGTTTTCGTGCGGGCTCGCGGTCAAAGAACAAAGGCTGGCGGCTCGACTACCAGTTCGTTACCGATCCGCTGGCCTCCAGTCTGAAGCGCTGCGTCCACCTGCAGCAGGCTGTGCACAGCGATCACTGCCCGGTGTTGTTGGAGACATCGCTGAAGTGA
- a CDS encoding DUF1844 domain-containing protein translates to MQLPPFVQLIYIFHSSGMVALGKLKNPATDKIERDLGQAKQSIEMLEMLKDKTSGRLTDEEQRMLDGVLTELRLNYVDEVNKDKISAN, encoded by the coding sequence ATGCAGCTGCCTCCTTTCGTTCAGCTGATTTATATCTTTCATTCCTCCGGAATGGTCGCACTCGGAAAGCTGAAGAATCCGGCTACCGATAAGATCGAACGCGACCTGGGACAGGCCAAGCAGTCGATTGAAATGTTGGAAATGTTGAAAGACAAGACCAGCGGAAGACTGACCGACGAGGAACAACGTATGTTGGACGGGGTCCTTACCGAGCTCCGCCTGAATTACGTCGACGAAGTCAATAAAGACAAGATCAGCGCTAACTGA
- a CDS encoding OmpA family protein produces MVIAMFWGCVPARQLEDSKAREQQCQEENAKLKDSNQQLNTGNNELKANVEKLSKQVGDLVADTTEQGRSSRRLSDLYNELMKSYDKLLANNEKLLSGNTEETRKLISQLNDLQKDLQLKEDRLRRDSLALLEREGKLGELRTSLEDRQRRVDELQGILGKSDSTVGALKKAVSDALLGFENKGLTVKQDGSRVYVSMEERLLFASGSTAIEKEGESALQELAKVLEKNPDINVTVEGHTDNIPINGVLPSGARDNWELSVLRATSVTKILLKGTTIDPLRVTAAGRGPYMPVDPANTTEARKKNRRTEVILSPKFDELLKVLEQLGQQQ; encoded by the coding sequence ATGGTAATCGCCATGTTTTGGGGGTGTGTTCCGGCACGACAACTGGAAGATTCCAAGGCACGCGAACAGCAGTGTCAGGAAGAGAACGCCAAGCTCAAGGACTCCAATCAGCAACTGAACACGGGCAACAACGAGCTCAAAGCCAATGTGGAGAAACTCAGCAAACAGGTCGGCGACCTGGTGGCCGACACGACCGAGCAGGGTCGTTCCTCGCGTCGACTGTCGGACCTGTACAACGAGCTGATGAAGTCATACGACAAACTGTTGGCCAACAACGAAAAGCTGCTTTCGGGTAATACGGAAGAAACCCGCAAACTGATCTCACAGCTCAACGATCTGCAGAAGGACCTTCAACTGAAGGAGGATCGTTTGCGCCGCGACTCCCTTGCTCTCCTCGAGCGGGAAGGCAAACTCGGCGAATTGCGCACCAGCCTGGAAGACCGGCAGCGCCGCGTCGACGAGCTTCAGGGCATCCTGGGCAAGAGCGACTCTACGGTCGGCGCACTGAAGAAAGCGGTCAGCGATGCCTTGCTGGGCTTTGAGAACAAAGGACTGACCGTGAAACAAGACGGCAGCCGGGTGTATGTCTCCATGGAAGAGCGCCTGCTTTTCGCTTCCGGAAGTACGGCCATCGAGAAAGAAGGTGAGAGCGCTTTGCAGGAGCTGGCCAAAGTGCTTGAGAAGAACCCCGACATCAACGTAACCGTCGAAGGGCATACCGATAACATCCCCATCAACGGTGTCCTGCCCAGTGGCGCGCGCGACAATTGGGAACTCTCCGTACTGCGCGCGACTTCTGTCACGAAGATCCTCCTGAAAGGAACGACCATCGATCCACTGCGTGTCACCGCAGCCGGTCGTGGCCCGTACATGCCGGTAGATCCGGCCAATACGACCGAAGCCAGGAAAAAGAACCGCAGAACGGAAGTGATCCTGAGTCCGAAGTTCGACGAATTGCTGAAAGTGCTCGAGCAACTCGGTCAACAGCAATAA
- a CDS encoding NAD(P)/FAD-dependent oxidoreductase: MKTHYQVLIIGGGTGGIMTAAQFRRKRPTASIAIVEPNEDHWYQPAWTLVGAGTFDFEATRRKESTVIPAGVDWIKDKATVFLPEENKIRTEKSGEISYDYLIVSAGIKMDIDALPGLREALQTDFVCSNYLDPRKTYRLLKNFKGGNAIFTQPTTPIRCGGAPQKIMYMAEEYLRKHGLREKTNILFATPGSVIFGVKEFADTLNSIIRSRKIIFKPFYAPVRIDPVKREIIFKYVNPNAAIDPNSLNGNLGESLNDQGEVVMKYDLLHLAPPQAAPDFIQSSPFAYQDGPNKGWMEVDIHTLQHPRYRNVFGVGDAAALPTAKTGAAIRKQAPVVVGNIIHLMEHKQEAMQQYSGYSSCPIVTGYGKMLLCEFKYDNVRDSDPFLKRFVDTTKEQWSMWILKKYGLPWLYWNMMLKGRM; the protein is encoded by the coding sequence ATGAAAACCCATTATCAGGTACTCATCATCGGCGGCGGAACAGGCGGCATCATGACCGCAGCCCAATTCCGCCGGAAACGTCCTACGGCTTCCATCGCCATCGTGGAACCGAACGAGGATCACTGGTATCAGCCTGCCTGGACACTGGTGGGTGCCGGAACGTTCGATTTCGAAGCGACCCGCAGAAAGGAATCGACCGTGATACCGGCCGGGGTGGATTGGATCAAGGATAAGGCGACGGTTTTTCTTCCCGAAGAGAACAAGATCCGTACGGAGAAGTCGGGGGAAATCTCTTACGATTACCTGATCGTAAGCGCCGGCATTAAAATGGACATCGACGCCCTGCCGGGTTTGCGTGAAGCCTTGCAAACCGATTTCGTTTGCAGCAACTACCTCGACCCGCGGAAGACCTACCGGTTACTCAAGAATTTCAAAGGCGGCAACGCGATCTTCACCCAGCCTACCACCCCCATCCGCTGTGGCGGCGCACCACAGAAGATCATGTACATGGCCGAAGAATACCTTCGCAAGCATGGCTTGCGAGAGAAAACGAATATCCTCTTCGCCACGCCGGGTTCGGTCATCTTCGGTGTGAAGGAATTCGCCGACACGCTCAACAGTATCATCCGCAGTCGGAAAATCATCTTCAAACCCTTTTATGCTCCCGTACGGATCGATCCTGTCAAACGCGAGATCATCTTCAAATACGTCAACCCGAACGCGGCGATCGATCCGAACAGCCTCAACGGCAATCTCGGTGAAAGCCTGAACGATCAGGGCGAAGTGGTGATGAAATACGACTTGCTCCACCTGGCTCCGCCGCAGGCAGCACCCGACTTTATCCAGTCTTCTCCGTTTGCCTACCAGGACGGACCGAACAAAGGCTGGATGGAAGTCGACATCCACACGCTTCAACATCCCCGTTACCGGAACGTCTTCGGCGTCGGCGATGCCGCAGCACTTCCCACCGCCAAGACCGGAGCAGCCATTCGCAAGCAGGCCCCGGTGGTCGTAGGCAATATCATTCACCTGATGGAACACAAGCAGGAGGCGATGCAACAGTACTCCGGCTATTCCTCCTGCCCGATCGTCACCGGTTATGGCAAGATGCTCTTGTGCGAATTCAAATATGATAACGTCCGCGACAGCGATCCGTTCCTCAAACGGTTCGTGGACACGACGAAGGAACAATGGAGCATGTGGATCCTTAAAAAATACGGCCTGCCCTGGCTCTATTGGAATATGATGCTCAAAGGACGCATGTGA
- a CDS encoding YeeE/YedE family protein has translation MLLNILIDLKDLISQPWPWYVAGPMLAILMFILLYFGHEFGISENFRIMCAADGADQLNEFFKFDWKSGGWNLMVALGAVFGGYIVSHYFLSPSGNYANVSPATVNSLEQLGFKFENGKVPLVPYFYDWQYLFTWRGFLIIVGGGFLVGFGARYAGGCTSGHAISGLSALQFPSLIAVIGFFLGGLLMTWVVFPMMFPWK, from the coding sequence ATGCTACTCAACATCCTGATTGACCTGAAGGATCTCATCTCCCAGCCGTGGCCCTGGTACGTGGCCGGCCCGATGCTGGCGATCCTCATGTTCATTCTCCTCTACTTCGGCCACGAATTCGGCATCTCGGAAAACTTCCGCATCATGTGCGCAGCCGACGGCGCGGACCAGTTGAACGAGTTCTTCAAGTTCGACTGGAAATCCGGTGGCTGGAACCTGATGGTCGCGCTGGGAGCGGTCTTCGGCGGGTACATCGTCTCGCACTACTTCCTTTCGCCTTCCGGCAACTACGCCAACGTTTCTCCGGCAACCGTCAACAGCCTGGAACAGCTCGGCTTCAAATTTGAGAACGGCAAGGTGCCCCTTGTACCCTACTTCTACGACTGGCAGTACCTCTTCACCTGGCGCGGATTCCTGATCATCGTCGGCGGAGGATTCCTCGTCGGCTTCGGAGCCCGTTACGCCGGCGGCTGTACCTCCGGACACGCCATCAGCGGCCTCTCCGCCCTCCAATTCCCGTCGCTCATCGCCGTCATCGGCTTCTTCCTCGGCGGATTGCTCATGACCTGGGTGGTGTTTCCGATGATGTTTCCGTGGAAGTGA
- a CDS encoding YeeE/YedE family protein: MKMSRYILVGMLLGFILYKSEAVSWYRIFEMFHFQSFHMFGIIGSAIVSGIIVVQLIKREHMKNVEGQEITIKDKNKSVPRYLIGGFIFGLGWALAGACPAPMFILLGSGYTVFVAYLLAAMTGTFCYGLLRKRLPH; the protein is encoded by the coding sequence ATGAAAATGTCCCGTTATATCCTGGTTGGTATGCTGCTGGGATTCATCCTTTATAAGAGCGAAGCGGTTTCCTGGTATCGGATCTTTGAAATGTTCCACTTCCAGAGTTTTCATATGTTCGGCATCATCGGTTCCGCCATTGTCTCCGGCATCATTGTCGTGCAGCTGATCAAGCGGGAGCATATGAAGAATGTCGAAGGACAGGAAATCACGATCAAAGACAAGAACAAAAGCGTACCGCGCTACCTGATCGGTGGCTTTATCTTCGGTTTGGGTTGGGCGCTTGCCGGTGCTTGTCCGGCCCCGATGTTCATCCTCCTGGGCAGCGGATACACCGTGTTTGTGGCCTACCTCCTGGCCGCTATGACGGGAACCTTCTGCTACGGATTGCTCCGCAAACGGCTACCCCATTGA
- a CDS encoding peptide chain release factor 3, producing the protein MELEKEIAKRRTFGIISHPDAGKTTLTEKFLLFGGAIVTAGAVKSNKIRKAATSDFMEIEKQRGISVATSVMGFDYQGRRVNILDTPGHKDFAEDTYRTLTAVDSVILVIDCIKGVEEQTEKLMAVCRMRSTPVIIFINKMDREGKDPFDLLDELQEKLHIHVRPLSWPISQGESFQGVYNLYRKELNLFEAHKTRIGESKAKISDLGDEQLDELVGKKFADKLREDVQLVEGVFEPFDTGLYRDGLLAPVFFGSAINNFGVQELLETFLEIAPSPRPRPTVEREVSPTEQKFSGFVFKIHANLDPNHRDRIAFLRVCSGKFERNTFYWHTRLDKKVRFSNPTSFMANEKSLIEEAYPGDVVGLYDNDIFKIGDTLTEGEELHYKGIPNFSPEIFRELENRDPFRTKQLEKGIQQLTEEGVAQLFVQQPGNRKIIGTVGELQFDVIKFRLEHEYGAKCDFRPLNFTKAYWITADSPAELQQFMTSRASSIVYDKENRPVFLSESDWMMKMIKQTFAAIHFHTSSEATTKDEE; encoded by the coding sequence ATGGAGCTCGAAAAGGAAATCGCGAAACGCCGGACTTTCGGCATCATCAGTCACCCCGACGCCGGTAAGACGACCCTCACCGAAAAATTCCTCCTCTTCGGCGGCGCGATCGTCACGGCCGGTGCGGTGAAGAGTAACAAGATCCGAAAAGCCGCTACCTCCGACTTCATGGAGATCGAGAAACAACGCGGTATCTCGGTTGCCACCTCGGTGATGGGCTTCGATTACCAGGGCCGGCGGGTCAACATCCTCGATACGCCCGGTCACAAGGACTTCGCCGAGGACACCTATCGTACGCTGACCGCCGTGGATTCGGTCATCCTGGTGATCGACTGTATCAAAGGTGTCGAAGAGCAAACGGAGAAACTCATGGCGGTCTGCCGCATGCGCAGTACGCCTGTGATCATCTTCATCAACAAGATGGACCGGGAAGGCAAGGATCCCTTCGACCTGCTCGACGAATTACAGGAGAAACTGCACATCCATGTCCGGCCGCTGAGCTGGCCGATCAGCCAGGGTGAAAGCTTCCAGGGGGTTTACAACCTCTACCGGAAAGAACTCAACCTCTTCGAAGCGCACAAGACGCGCATCGGCGAAAGCAAGGCGAAGATCTCGGACCTCGGCGATGAACAACTCGACGAATTGGTCGGAAAAAAATTCGCCGACAAACTGCGGGAAGACGTGCAACTGGTGGAAGGCGTCTTCGAACCCTTCGATACCGGCCTTTATCGCGATGGACTGCTCGCTCCCGTGTTCTTCGGAAGCGCGATCAACAACTTCGGTGTGCAGGAACTCCTGGAAACGTTTCTCGAGATCGCACCGAGTCCGCGTCCCCGCCCGACGGTGGAACGGGAAGTCTCCCCGACCGAGCAGAAATTCAGCGGCTTCGTATTCAAGATCCACGCGAACCTGGACCCGAACCATCGCGACCGGATCGCCTTCCTGCGTGTCTGCTCCGGAAAATTCGAGCGCAACACCTTCTACTGGCACACACGGCTCGACAAGAAAGTCCGCTTTTCCAACCCGACCAGCTTCATGGCGAACGAAAAATCGCTCATCGAAGAAGCCTATCCCGGCGATGTGGTCGGACTCTACGACAACGACATCTTCAAGATCGGCGATACCCTGACCGAAGGAGAAGAACTGCATTACAAGGGCATTCCCAATTTTTCGCCCGAGATCTTCCGCGAGTTGGAAAACAGGGACCCGTTCCGCACCAAGCAATTGGAAAAAGGCATCCAGCAACTCACCGAAGAAGGCGTCGCGCAGTTGTTCGTCCAGCAACCGGGTAACCGGAAGATCATCGGCACGGTGGGAGAACTGCAGTTTGATGTGATCAAGTTCCGCCTGGAGCACGAATACGGCGCCAAGTGCGATTTCCGTCCGCTCAATTTCACAAAGGCCTACTGGATCACCGCCGATTCACCGGCCGAGCTGCAACAGTTCATGACAAGCCGCGCCAGCTCGATCGTCTACGACAAAGAGAACCGTCCGGTCTTCCTGTCGGAAAGCGACTGGATGATGAAGATGATCAAACAAACCTTTGCGGCGATCCACTTTCATACCTCCTCGGAAGCGACGACGAAGGATGAAGAATAG
- a CDS encoding glycosyltransferase family 39 protein, producing MILIGAAFFRLLAVLFSKGYGMHDDHFLVIEAAQSWVDGRDYNYWIPSLSPQVTEPTGHSLLYPGLHYFLFRLLEGIGMFDPQAKMYVVRLLHALLSMTIVVMGYRLADRLQGKGAAKIAGLLLGMLFFMPMMSVRNLAEFVCIPALLYASVIAVREEHDQRWKPLLLAGLLLGLACSVRFQTIVFSGGMGLALLILRRWRQAFALGAGFVGSLVLVQMVTDMIIWGTPFMELMAYIRYNIDNAETYGVQRWYNYILLLSGILIPPVSLFLLFGYLRSWRKHLLLFLPAFAFLLFHSSFPNKQERFILPAIPFVIILGSIGWSAFHAGSQFWMRNTRLYRGIWIFFWSVNLAPLLFVSTTYSHRSRVEAMVYLSRKADFRELIVEETNHDYTTQPPLFYLRHWTSPLELHSGITMDTLKARMAARIPAHRPNYVVFNQEDDIDARVAAFNREFPGLTYETTIYPSFVDEVMHWLNHHNANFTAYVYRIE from the coding sequence TTGATCCTTATCGGTGCCGCATTTTTTCGTCTGCTCGCTGTCCTGTTCAGCAAAGGCTATGGCATGCACGACGATCATTTCCTGGTGATCGAGGCTGCGCAAAGCTGGGTCGATGGACGAGATTACAACTATTGGATCCCGTCACTCAGTCCGCAGGTCACGGAACCGACGGGGCATAGCCTGCTTTATCCGGGATTGCACTACTTCCTTTTTCGCCTGCTTGAAGGTATCGGCATGTTCGACCCGCAGGCGAAGATGTACGTCGTACGCTTGCTCCATGCGCTCCTGTCGATGACCATCGTGGTGATGGGTTATCGACTGGCGGACCGCCTGCAGGGAAAGGGCGCGGCAAAGATCGCGGGCCTGCTGCTGGGCATGTTGTTCTTCATGCCGATGATGAGCGTCCGCAACCTGGCGGAGTTCGTGTGCATTCCGGCGCTGTTGTACGCCAGTGTGATCGCCGTGCGGGAAGAGCACGACCAACGTTGGAAACCCCTGCTGCTGGCCGGACTCTTACTCGGACTCGCGTGCAGCGTGCGGTTCCAAACGATCGTTTTTTCCGGCGGCATGGGACTCGCCTTGTTGATCCTGCGCCGCTGGCGGCAGGCGTTTGCGTTGGGTGCAGGCTTCGTAGGAAGCCTCGTGTTGGTGCAGATGGTCACCGACATGATCATCTGGGGCACGCCGTTCATGGAGCTGATGGCCTACATCCGCTACAACATCGACAACGCCGAGACCTACGGCGTGCAGCGCTGGTACAATTACATCCTGCTATTGTCCGGGATCCTCATCCCGCCGGTCAGCCTGTTCCTGTTGTTCGGCTACCTCCGTTCCTGGCGGAAACATCTGTTGCTTTTCCTCCCTGCATTCGCTTTTCTCTTGTTCCATTCGTCCTTCCCGAATAAGCAAGAGCGCTTCATCCTGCCCGCCATTCCGTTTGTCATTATCCTCGGATCAATCGGTTGGTCGGCCTTCCATGCCGGTTCGCAGTTCTGGATGCGCAACACCCGACTCTACCGCGGCATCTGGATCTTCTTCTGGTCGGTGAACCTGGCCCCGCTGCTGTTTGTTTCCACGACGTATTCCCATCGCAGCAGGGTAGAAGCGATGGTTTATCTTTCCAGGAAAGCCGACTTCCGTGAGCTGATCGTGGAAGAGACCAACCACGACTATACCACCCAGCCGCCTTTGTTCTACCTGCGACACTGGACCAGTCCGCTGGAGCTGCACAGCGGGATCACGATGGATACGCTCAAAGCAAGAATGGCAGCCCGGATACCGGCGCACCGACCGAATTACGTGGTCTTTAACCAGGAAGACGATATCGACGCGCGCGTCGCCGCGTTCAATCGGGAGTTCCCGGGTTTAACCTACGAAACCACCATTTATCCGAGCTTCGTCGACGAGGTCATGCACTGGCTCAATCACCACAACGCGAATTTTACGGCGTATGTATATCGCATTGAGTGA
- a CDS encoding GIY-YIG nuclease family protein, which produces MEYFVYAIRSLKDGRIYVGMSENVAKRLNQHNMGSTKSTKGYRPWELVYSEKCVDRAKARDREKFFKSGSGKEALKRLLVFQIH; this is translated from the coding sequence ATGGAGTATTTTGTTTATGCGATTCGTAGTTTGAAGGATGGTCGAATATATGTTGGTATGTCAGAGAATGTTGCCAAGCGGTTGAATCAACATAACATGGGATCAACAAAATCTACAAAAGGGTATCGCCCATGGGAATTGGTTTATTCGGAAAAGTGTGTGGATAGGGCGAAAGCACGTGATCGTGAAAAGTTCTTTAAAAGTGGCTCAGGTAAAGAGGCATTGAAGAGATTACTTGTATTTCAGATTCACTGA